The Agrobacterium vitis genome has a segment encoding these proteins:
- a CDS encoding AAA family ATPase — MKNVFVETSNVKRFQSALAALEQRGAQEACLAVVDGLPGLGKTTTLKHWVAHNGAIYLRAKKEWTASWFMNELLEELRANPPHSFQKKFQKVIEELAMRNNAAAMARRNFALVIDEADHISKKETILETVRDISDIIELPIILVGMGKVNDHLTRFPQVSSRVSQKVRFEKANLSDVKTLIDQRCEVKVADDLAGFVFKVSQGYNREVLEAIANIERFGLRMEPGDQGVSMADMAGMAIIKDRHNGQSIMVPEVL; from the coding sequence ATGAAGAATGTTTTTGTCGAGACCAGCAACGTGAAACGGTTTCAATCTGCCCTTGCCGCGCTTGAGCAGCGCGGTGCGCAGGAGGCCTGCCTTGCTGTTGTCGATGGCCTGCCCGGCTTGGGCAAAACCACCACGCTCAAGCATTGGGTCGCGCACAATGGCGCGATTTATCTGCGGGCCAAGAAAGAGTGGACCGCATCATGGTTCATGAACGAATTGCTCGAAGAGCTTCGCGCCAATCCACCGCACTCATTCCAGAAGAAGTTCCAGAAGGTCATTGAAGAGCTGGCAATGCGCAACAATGCCGCTGCCATGGCCCGACGCAACTTTGCGCTCGTCATCGACGAGGCCGACCATATCAGCAAGAAGGAAACCATCCTCGAAACAGTCCGCGACATTTCCGACATTATCGAGCTGCCGATCATTCTTGTCGGCATGGGCAAGGTCAACGATCACCTGACCCGCTTTCCGCAGGTGTCCTCGCGTGTCAGCCAGAAAGTCCGGTTCGAAAAGGCAAACCTTTCCGATGTTAAAACGCTGATCGACCAGCGTTGTGAGGTCAAGGTTGCCGACGATCTGGCCGGTTTCGTGTTCAAGGTCTCCCAAGGCTATAACCGGGAAGTGCTGGAAGCCATTGCTAATATCGAACGGTTCGGCTTGCGCATGGAGCCCGGCGATCAGGGCGTTAGCATGGCCGACATGGCGGGCATGGCGATCATAAAGGACCGCCACAACGGCCAGTCCATCATGGTGCCTGAGGTGCTGTGA
- a CDS encoding regulatory protein GemA, which translates to MNTNAIINIAKTQLGLDDVTYRALLVRVTGTESLREMTDRQKLAVVDELKRKGFKVTPSARQKLPVSDKRYIRLIHALWNSCHRLGVVSNGSRAALREFCRGILYPGNDKVAVDPDTLDYEKASKIIDALKAMEERGKEKAAS; encoded by the coding sequence ATGAACACCAACGCCATCATCAACATCGCCAAAACGCAACTCGGCCTCGACGATGTGACTTACCGTGCTTTGCTTGTAAGGGTGACAGGCACCGAATCATTGCGGGAAATGACCGACCGCCAGAAGTTGGCTGTAGTGGATGAGTTGAAGAGGAAGGGCTTTAAAGTCACGCCATCGGCCCGACAAAAGCTGCCGGTTTCCGACAAACGCTATATCCGGCTTATCCATGCGCTCTGGAACTCTTGCCATCGCCTGGGCGTGGTTTCTAACGGCTCCCGTGCGGCGCTTCGTGAATTTTGCCGGGGTATCCTTTATCCCGGCAATGACAAGGTGGCCGTCGATCCCGATACGCTGGACTACGAAAAAGCCAGCAAGATCATTGATGCCTTGAAGGCGATGGAAGAGCGCGGCAAAGAAAAGGCTGCGTCATGA
- a CDS encoding host-nuclease inhibitor Gam family protein, which translates to MKSTTKSKAKAILRVPQSREDAVWAVGRIGSLRREIAAQKALSDEVIRRAGEKFERDTADLSAELIEHEKGVQTWCEANRLTLTNDGKVKYHDFGTGRINWRARPPKVSVRGVDAVIEACKKLGFSIFIRTKEELNKDAMLADPDKARVISGVTISSDGEDFLIEPLELETSASKG; encoded by the coding sequence ATGAAATCCACCACGAAAAGCAAAGCCAAAGCCATTCTTCGTGTTCCACAGTCTCGGGAAGATGCTGTATGGGCCGTTGGTCGCATCGGTTCATTGCGCCGGGAAATTGCCGCTCAGAAAGCCCTTTCTGATGAAGTCATCCGCCGCGCTGGCGAGAAATTCGAGCGCGATACCGCTGATCTGTCGGCGGAACTGATTGAACACGAAAAGGGCGTGCAGACATGGTGCGAAGCCAATCGCCTGACCCTCACCAATGACGGTAAGGTCAAATATCATGATTTCGGTACAGGCCGGATCAATTGGCGTGCCCGCCCACCCAAGGTTTCCGTCCGCGGCGTCGATGCCGTTATTGAGGCCTGCAAAAAGCTCGGCTTCAGCATCTTCATCCGCACCAAGGAAGAGCTGAACAAGGACGCCATGTTGGCCGATCCTGACAAGGCACGGGTAATTTCCGGGGTAACGATTTCCTCCGATGGCGAAGACTTCCTAATTGAACCCCTTGAGCTTGAAACCTCGGCGTCGAAGGGGTGA
- a CDS encoding peptidoglycan-binding protein has product MSPTLVSRIDASILKAIAPTPPSKKAAAQRAIIAAFSEMLPELLTLIECTTPLRIAHFLAQVAHESDGFCTLEEYASGAAYEGRADLGNVRSGDGVRYKGRGPIQLTGRANYRAFTIWMRKTDPTCPDFEAKPELVATWPWAGWAAAFFWSRNNINTRAADMDDLVKVTKIVNGGRNGLADRAAYLAKAKTALAALTADRLSGNQVFAVLRRGMTGEAVEQLQRALAQAGHYHLTIDGDFGPGTEGALRAFQKATGLTADGLAGKKTVSALGPFWPQSVSDAA; this is encoded by the coding sequence ATGTCCCCCACACTTGTTTCCCGCATTGATGCGTCCATCCTGAAAGCTATCGCACCAACGCCCCCTTCGAAAAAGGCGGCTGCGCAGCGGGCGATTATCGCCGCATTCAGCGAAATGCTGCCGGAATTGCTCACACTGATTGAATGCACCACGCCTCTACGCATTGCGCATTTTTTGGCGCAGGTCGCCCACGAGAGCGACGGCTTTTGCACGCTGGAAGAATATGCTTCCGGGGCTGCCTATGAGGGCCGTGCTGATCTGGGCAATGTCCGTTCAGGCGACGGTGTCCGCTACAAAGGCCGTGGACCGATCCAGCTCACGGGCCGCGCCAATTACCGCGCCTTTACGATATGGATGCGTAAGACTGACCCCACATGCCCCGATTTCGAAGCCAAGCCGGAACTGGTGGCGACATGGCCATGGGCCGGTTGGGCTGCGGCATTCTTCTGGTCGCGCAACAACATCAACACCCGCGCCGCCGATATGGATGACCTGGTTAAAGTTACCAAGATCGTCAACGGCGGTCGGAACGGCCTTGCCGACCGTGCCGCTTATCTTGCCAAGGCCAAGACGGCGCTGGCGGCTCTTACTGCCGACCGGCTGTCCGGCAATCAAGTCTTTGCCGTGCTGCGCCGAGGCATGACTGGCGAAGCCGTCGAACAGTTGCAGCGGGCCTTGGCGCAAGCCGGTCATTACCATCTGACCATTGATGGCGATTTCGGTCCTGGCACCGAGGGCGCACTTCGGGCTTTCCAGAAGGCAACCGGCTTAACTGCGGACGGCCTTGCCGGGAAGAAAACCGTGTCGGCGCTGGGGCCGTTCTGGCCGCAATCCGTCTCAGACGCGGCCTGA
- a CDS encoding DUF1804 family protein, translated as MANDQDTRRKARADYVYRRMSAATISMTLNISAATFGRWKKAAKEAGDDWDMARSASVIAGEGIDTVVSSVVEDFVLMAQALLEEVKTEQLTLDQKIKHMVALGDAMVKVTASAGKLAPKISQLGVAQDVVQHLIAFVQEQFPQHISVVQEILIPFGDRIATAFAP; from the coding sequence ATGGCCAATGACCAGGACACCCGCCGCAAGGCCCGCGCCGATTATGTCTACCGGCGTATGTCGGCGGCCACCATTTCTATGACGCTCAATATCAGCGCCGCCACCTTTGGCCGTTGGAAGAAAGCCGCCAAAGAAGCCGGTGATGATTGGGACATGGCTCGCTCCGCGTCGGTGATTGCGGGCGAAGGTATCGACACGGTCGTTTCATCCGTGGTCGAGGATTTCGTGCTGATGGCGCAAGCCTTGCTGGAAGAGGTCAAGACCGAACAATTGACCCTTGATCAGAAGATCAAGCACATGGTCGCGCTGGGCGATGCCATGGTCAAGGTGACAGCCTCGGCTGGCAAGCTGGCTCCTAAAATCTCACAGCTTGGCGTTGCGCAAGACGTGGTCCAGCATCTGATTGCCTTTGTGCAGGAACAGTTTCCGCAACATATCTCCGTCGTGCAGGAAATCCTCATTCCATTCGGCGACCGGATTGCCACGGCCTTTGCTCCATGA
- the terL gene encoding phage terminase large subunit produces the protein MKRPKLSPTVSPKDFRENLARMADELARWVDLSVTAFAADPKAKAARLAKAKHPETGFRFFLETYLPHYVKGDHSRFHEEIFARVPQILTSSKGVRDLFIAPRGSSKSTHMSLGFALYCLCLGYKRYILEVCDVYAQAALLIEAIKAELTTNPRLAHDFPEATGQGRVWREGEIVTANNIRVEGLGALQKLRGRRHGPYRPDLMFFDDLENDEAVRSPEQRKKLETWIKRAALKVGPPDGSMDVVWVGTVLHYDAVLVRAAKSPVWRVAEFQAIIRFPDRMDLWDWFEELYHNEGEDAARAFYDANKADMDAGAVVNWPSMQPLVWLMLERASDHDSFQTEYQNKPISEGSPFKDLTFWALKRNALVFFGALDPSLGKKGHGRDPSAILIGGFDRLTGRMDVVEASIRRRLPDVIIADIIALQREYRCLLWFVEAVQFQEFLRTTLMVEAAKQGVGISAVPITPHADKDLRIERLQPPIAAGLIRLNQTQQTLIDQLQQWPNADHDDGPDALDMLWQNTLLYAGGQQAGGASAGVMTAAAAGSDNYGDYRL, from the coding sequence ATGAAGCGCCCAAAACTCAGCCCGACCGTCAGCCCGAAAGACTTTCGGGAAAACCTTGCCCGGATGGCCGATGAACTGGCCCGCTGGGTGGACTTGTCCGTTACCGCCTTTGCCGCCGATCCCAAGGCCAAGGCGGCACGGCTGGCAAAGGCAAAGCACCCGGAAACCGGCTTTCGCTTCTTTCTAGAAACCTATCTGCCACATTATGTGAAGGGTGATCACAGCCGGTTTCATGAAGAGATTTTTGCGCGTGTGCCGCAAATTCTAACGTCAAGCAAAGGCGTTAGAGACCTGTTCATTGCCCCGCGTGGCTCATCCAAATCCACCCATATGTCGCTTGGTTTTGCGCTCTATTGCCTGTGTCTGGGATATAAGCGTTATATTCTCGAAGTCTGCGATGTTTATGCGCAGGCCGCTTTGCTGATCGAAGCCATCAAGGCCGAGCTGACCACCAATCCGCGTCTCGCCCATGACTTTCCAGAGGCAACCGGCCAGGGCCGCGTCTGGCGCGAGGGTGAGATCGTCACCGCCAATAATATCCGGGTTGAGGGGCTTGGCGCGCTACAAAAGCTGCGTGGCCGTCGCCATGGTCCTTATCGGCCCGACCTGATGTTTTTCGATGACCTTGAGAACGACGAGGCGGTGCGCTCGCCAGAACAGCGCAAGAAGCTGGAAACATGGATCAAACGCGCCGCCCTGAAGGTCGGCCCACCTGACGGCTCGATGGATGTGGTCTGGGTTGGCACCGTCTTGCATTATGACGCCGTGCTGGTGCGGGCGGCGAAGTCGCCAGTTTGGCGGGTGGCCGAGTTTCAGGCGATTATCCGCTTTCCTGACCGCATGGACCTGTGGGACTGGTTTGAGGAGCTTTATCATAATGAGGGCGAGGATGCGGCCCGCGCATTCTACGATGCCAACAAGGCGGATATGGACGCCGGGGCCGTGGTCAACTGGCCGTCGATGCAGCCGCTTGTTTGGCTGATGTTGGAGCGGGCTAGCGATCACGACAGTTTCCAGACGGAATATCAGAATAAGCCGATCAGCGAAGGCAGCCCGTTCAAGGATCTGACCTTCTGGGCGCTGAAGCGGAATGCCCTTGTCTTTTTCGGTGCGCTTGACCCGTCGCTCGGCAAAAAGGGCCATGGCCGCGATCCGTCCGCTATCCTGATCGGCGGCTTTGATCGCCTGACCGGTAGAATGGACGTGGTGGAAGCCTCCATTCGTCGCCGCCTGCCAGATGTGATCATTGCCGACATTATCGCCCTCCAGCGCGAGTATCGTTGCCTGTTGTGGTTTGTCGAGGCGGTACAGTTTCAAGAATTCTTGCGCACGACGTTGATGGTTGAGGCAGCAAAGCAGGGTGTCGGGATTTCTGCCGTGCCGATCACGCCACATGCCGACAAGGATCTCCGCATCGAGCGGCTCCAGCCGCCGATTGCTGCGGGTCTGATCCGCCTCAACCAGACCCAACAGACGCTGATTGACCAGCTGCAACAATGGCCCAACGCCGACCACGATGACGGGCCGGATGCGCTCGACATGCTTTGGCAAAACACGCTGCTTTATGCCGGTGGCCAGCAGGCCGGTGGTGCCAGCGCTGGCGTGATGACTGCTGCCGCTGCTGGCTCTGACAATTATGGAGATTACCGCCTGTGA
- a CDS encoding helix-turn-helix domain-containing protein, with protein MTLSISVSDLPHSLRDVAETLGLDVALKLIGSFGGQEIKFPKRPHDGHPVIAALGKDAGYALCEFMSGGMIYVPHTRSRRSIRLDVLALEKSGKERGEIARILGVSQRHVRRMANRPGNPDQFDLFA; from the coding sequence ATGACCTTATCTATAAGCGTTAGTGATCTGCCGCACTCGCTACGTGATGTCGCGGAAACTCTGGGTCTTGACGTGGCTCTCAAATTGATCGGCAGCTTCGGCGGGCAAGAGATCAAATTTCCAAAGCGCCCGCACGACGGTCATCCGGTTATCGCGGCGCTTGGCAAAGACGCAGGTTATGCGCTATGTGAATTCATGAGTGGTGGAATGATTTATGTTCCTCATACTCGCTCACGGCGGTCAATCCGTCTTGATGTTCTCGCGCTTGAGAAGAGCGGCAAAGAGCGTGGCGAAATTGCCCGCATTCTTGGCGTCAGTCAGCGCCATGTTCGCCGGATGGCGAACAGACCCGGCAATCCCGATCAGTTTGACCTGTTTGCCTGA
- a CDS encoding helix-turn-helix domain-containing protein, whose translation MQQMKLMGLADPAWMEVLRTEAAKPDRTKADIARELGVSRTAISLLCAGKYSARTDKVQAKIAGPVMALYARRVWCPHLRKAITPEACGEFCAAPMSTSDPGKLKHWAACRNCKQNPENSSAASPASPSLQVSNI comes from the coding sequence ATGCAGCAAATGAAGCTGATGGGATTGGCCGATCCTGCATGGATGGAGGTGTTGCGGACTGAGGCCGCGAAACCGGACCGCACCAAGGCCGACATTGCCAGAGAACTTGGCGTGTCACGCACCGCGATCTCGCTGCTATGTGCTGGCAAATACAGCGCCCGAACCGACAAGGTGCAAGCCAAGATCGCCGGTCCCGTCATGGCGCTTTATGCCCGTCGTGTCTGGTGCCCCCATTTGCGCAAAGCAATCACGCCAGAGGCCTGCGGCGAATTTTGCGCAGCCCCCATGTCCACCAGTGATCCCGGCAAACTCAAGCATTGGGCTGCTTGCCGCAACTGCAAACAGAACCCCGAGAACAGCAGTGCAGCTTCACCCGCATCGCCATCCCTCCAAGTTTCCAACATCTGA